The nucleotide window GCCGGTATCGAATACGTCGCCGGCCACCACCAGCACTTCTACCTGCTGCTCCTGGATGGTTTGCACCAGCCAGTTCAGAAAATGGCGGTGCTCCTCGGTTCGCTCGTGGCCCTGAATAAAGCGCTGGCCCAGGTGCCAGTCGGCGGTGTGTAGTACGCGCATGACCACGAAGGTACGGCCGCCAGCTTCAACAAGAAAGCCTCGGCCAGTAGAGCCAGGGCTGGACGAAAAGCAATGCAAGCGTACCTATTTCTCCCACACGGTGCGCTGGAAAGTGGCGCTCATTCTGAAATCTACGCCGTTGATATCGTTGAGCCCGCCAAAACCGCCCAGATATCCTATGTACTGGCAGTCGGCGTTGTACACCTTTGCGCCCCCGTCGGCTATGCAGTTGCCTTCGGCAAATAAGTAGACCGTTTCATCCTGAAACAGATACTCATCTACCTTCACCTCATCCTCACAGATTGTCTCTTTCGCGAAGGACTCAATTTTTTCCTTGATGCACTTGGGAGTGCCTTTGGCCACCTCGGCATCCTCGCAGCCCGTGAGCAGGCTCCCCGCCAGCAGCAGAATAGTAAAGACTTTCTTCATAGTTTGAATAGCTGAAAACAAGTGAAAGAAAAATGCCCGGGCCGCATGGCCCCGGGCATTTGCTCACTGAAGTAGAGCCAGACTATCCGAAGAAAGTTGCATGGCCAGGGCCGCGCTTACGCGTGGGCCGAGGCCGGCTGAAAGTCCGTAACAGCCTCGCCCAGATCATACACGGGCACCTCAACCGGCAGCGCAGCCTGCACAATGCTGCTGCCCGCCGCCGAGCGGTAGCCGCCAGCGCAATGGATCAGCACGGGCTTGCTGGTGGGGATTTCGTGGGCCCGCTCGCGCAGCTCGGGCAGCGGAATCACCAGCGCGTTGTCGAACACGGGCTGCTGGGCTTCGGTGCGGTTGCGGATGTCCACGATGGTGAAGTCCTGCGGCTGCCGACGCACGTGCTCCACGTCGGTGGCGGGGGAGGCGGCGGGCAGCTCGCGGGGGGTGAGCAGGGCGCCTTTGATGTTGGTTTCGTAGCCAATCTTGGCGGACTTGCGGATAACGGTATCCAGGGCAATCTGCGAGTCGGCAATGAGGTAGAACGGCTCCTGCGGCCCTACTACCGAGCCCAGCCAGGTTTCAAACTTGCCGCCGTCCATGAGGTTGATGGCGCCGGGCATGTGGCCCGCCCGGAACTGCGCGGCCGGGCGCGTGTCAATCACCACCACGCCCGGGGCCAGAGCCGTACCCGGCTGCAGGCGCGGTACGGCCCGTACGCTGTCCTCAAAAGGCAGGGCACCCTGCTTGTTCAGCACCACATCGTGCCCGAAATACTTGGGCATGAAGGGCTGATCTTCCAGCAGAACCTTGATAAACTCTTCCTGCGACATTGGCTGCAGGGCGTAGTTGGTTTTCACCTCCCGGCCGATGGTGCTGTCGAGGTCGGTGCTGGTGGTCTTGCCGCAGAGCGAGCCGGGGCCATGGGCCGGGTACACCTTAGTGGTGGCGGGCAGCGTCATCAGCTTCTGGCGGGTGCTGTGGTAGAGCTGGGCGGCCAGTTCCTCGCGGCTGTGGCCGCCCACGTTATCGTCCTCGCGCAGGTCGGGGCGGCCTACGTCGCCCACAAACAGGGTGTCGCCGGTAAACACGGCGCGGTGCTGGGCAAACTCATCTACCAGCAGGATGCTGATGGAGTCGGGGGAGTGGCCGGGGGTGTTGATGGCGTGCAATTCCACCGAGCCCAGGCTGATGCGCTGGCCGTCGTCGAACGTCTGGTGGGGGTAGCTGGCGTGCACCAGCTTGCTGACGTAGATGGTGGCGCCGGTTTCCTGGGCTATTTCCAGGTGGCTGCTCACAAAGTC belongs to Hymenobacter sp. J193 and includes:
- a CDS encoding MBL fold metallo-hydrolase codes for the protein MSPLPSSTTSVQIQQFYDKGLAHASYAIRSGRQVAIIDPARDPQPYYDFADEHDAKIVAVIETHPHADFVSSHLEIAQETGATIYVSKLVHASYPHQTFDDGQRISLGSVELHAINTPGHSPDSISILLVDEFAQHRAVFTGDTLFVGDVGRPDLREDDNVGGHSREELAAQLYHSTRQKLMTLPATTKVYPAHGPGSLCGKTTSTDLDSTIGREVKTNYALQPMSQEEFIKVLLEDQPFMPKYFGHDVVLNKQGALPFEDSVRAVPRLQPGTALAPGVVVIDTRPAAQFRAGHMPGAINLMDGGKFETWLGSVVGPQEPFYLIADSQIALDTVIRKSAKIGYETNIKGALLTPRELPAASPATDVEHVRRQPQDFTIVDIRNRTEAQQPVFDNALVIPLPELRERAHEIPTSKPVLIHCAGGYRSAAGSSIVQAALPVEVPVYDLGEAVTDFQPASAHA